One Nostocoides sp. HKS02 genomic window carries:
- the nrdR gene encoding transcriptional regulator NrdR has product MHCPFCRHTDSRVMDSRTTDDGSSIRRRRQCPECGRRFTTIETASLTVTKRSGASEPFSRSKVLVGVRKACQGRPVTEDDLALLAQRVEECIRQQGQAEVEAHEVGLAILGPLRELDEVAYLRFASVYQAFDSLEDFEAAITLLRAERDATGTEPPPRGPQPREPQPRGSVSPG; this is encoded by the coding sequence ATGCACTGTCCGTTCTGTCGGCACACCGACTCCCGGGTCATGGACTCGCGCACGACCGACGACGGCAGCTCCATCCGCCGGCGTCGCCAGTGCCCCGAGTGCGGGCGCCGGTTCACCACCATCGAGACCGCGAGTCTCACGGTGACCAAGCGCTCCGGCGCGAGTGAGCCGTTCAGCCGCAGCAAGGTCCTCGTCGGCGTCCGCAAGGCCTGTCAGGGCCGCCCGGTCACCGAGGACGACCTCGCCCTGCTCGCCCAGCGCGTCGAGGAGTGCATCCGCCAGCAGGGCCAGGCCGAGGTCGAGGCCCACGAGGTGGGGCTGGCCATCCTCGGTCCGTTGCGCGAGCTCGACGAGGTCGCCTACCTGCGGTTCGCGTCGGTCTACCAGGCGTTCGACAGCCTGGAGGACTTCGAGGCCGCGATCACCCTGCTCCGCGCCGAACGCGACGCCACGGGCACCGAGCCACCGCCACGCGGGCCGCAACCACGCGAGCCGCAACCACGGGGGAGCGTGTCGCCGGGCTGA
- a CDS encoding winged helix DNA-binding domain-containing protein, with product MDPPRVLSDRLATQRLSSAPVASAADAVRLLTCVQSQERDHAFFSLAMRSTSATYAALRAEHDAGAFLRTHILRPTWHFVAPEDLRWILELTSPRVLSGMAGRHRQLGLDDPRRLGDGLELVAELLQDKPFRTRHEIGAAFNERGSSITAGQELGHLLLVAELRGLICSGPMSGVHHTYALVDEVVAPAPARERDAALRELVRRFFVGHGPASVKDFTRWSSLTGADTKAALADLGDDLEQVEVSGVPHWRDPAAVPRRRRGAPAAYLLPVYDEVILTYPQVTFPAAPDHPFAERPDPFWARVVLDGVNVGLWKRTVTSDVVEVDVRLAPSVSPRGREQVRIAAQRLAGFLGRDLSYAENEGRPHLWRG from the coding sequence ATGGACCCTCCTCGCGTCCTCTCCGACCGCCTCGCCACCCAGCGGCTGTCGTCGGCTCCCGTGGCTTCGGCCGCTGACGCCGTCCGGTTGCTCACCTGCGTGCAGAGCCAGGAGCGCGACCACGCCTTCTTCTCCCTCGCCATGCGCTCCACCAGCGCGACGTATGCCGCGCTCCGCGCCGAGCACGACGCCGGCGCCTTCCTGCGCACGCACATCCTCCGTCCGACGTGGCACTTCGTGGCGCCCGAGGACCTGCGGTGGATCCTCGAGCTGACCTCGCCACGGGTCCTGTCAGGCATGGCCGGGCGGCACCGACAGCTGGGGCTCGACGACCCTCGACGCCTCGGCGACGGACTCGAGCTGGTTGCCGAGCTGTTGCAGGACAAGCCGTTTCGCACCCGGCACGAGATCGGCGCCGCGTTCAACGAGCGCGGCTCGTCCATCACGGCGGGCCAGGAGCTCGGCCACCTGCTGCTCGTCGCCGAGCTGCGGGGCCTGATCTGCTCGGGGCCGATGAGCGGCGTCCACCACACCTACGCCCTGGTCGACGAGGTCGTCGCCCCGGCCCCGGCCCGAGAGCGAGACGCGGCCCTGAGGGAGCTCGTGCGCCGGTTCTTCGTCGGGCACGGTCCGGCGTCCGTCAAGGACTTCACCCGCTGGTCGTCCCTGACCGGCGCCGACACCAAGGCGGCCCTGGCCGACCTGGGCGACGACCTCGAACAGGTCGAGGTCAGCGGAGTCCCGCACTGGCGCGACCCCGCAGCGGTGCCGCGCCGCCGCCGAGGCGCGCCCGCGGCATACCTGCTGCCGGTCTACGACGAGGTGATCCTGACCTATCCGCAGGTGACGTTCCCGGCGGCGCCCGACCATCCGTTCGCCGAGCGGCCCGACCCGTTCTGGGCCCGAGTGGTCCTCGACGGCGTCAACGTCGGCCTGTGGAAACGCACCGTGACGAGCGACGTGGTCGAGGTCGACGTGCGCCTCGCACCGAGCGTGTCGCCGCGCGGCCGGGAGCAGGTACGCATCGCGGCGCAGCGCCTCGCCGGGTTCCTCGGCCGCGACCTGTCGTATGCCGAGAACGAGGGCAGACCCCACCTGTGGCGCGGCTAG
- the selB gene encoding selenocysteine-specific translation elongation factor, with protein sequence MHVVATAGHVDHGKSTLVRALTGIEPDRWEEERRRGLTIDLGYAWTTLDSGEPLAFVDVPGHERFIGNMLAGLGPVPAVLFVVAADEGWRQQSAEHLAAVDALGVAHGLLLVTRSDLADPGPALADARARLAATSLGAVEAVAVSARTGEGLPEVRAALSRLVAALPQPRAEGRTRLWVDRAFTIKGSGTVVTGTLGEGTIAVGDSLELGGRAVAVRSLQSLERPVTTAPPVCRVAANLRGLATAQVGRGDVLLTPGAWRVTELLDVRVRGLAVGELSGELVLHVGTAAVGARVRPLGDDTARLVLRRALPLVAGDRAILRDPGSRALAGALVLDPDPPALRRRGAAGRRALELEGYSGVPDLAVEVGRRGAMSHVDAQVLGVVAPQGNPPDSVLTVGSWYLDTAALKRWAQSVRAAVEAKAQASPLDPTMTVDAARTMAGVPDRSLMSTVVAHAGLELREGRLGVPGAAEASLGTAEAGLRAVEQRLAVAPFAAPERPELAEAGLGQRELAAAERIGRIVRLGDDVVLLPDGPARAMRELAALPQPFTLSQARQALGTTRRVAVPLLEHLDRRGWTRRVDAAHREVVR encoded by the coding sequence GTGCATGTCGTCGCCACCGCTGGGCACGTCGACCACGGCAAGTCCACCCTGGTCCGCGCCCTCACCGGGATCGAGCCGGACCGGTGGGAGGAGGAGCGCCGACGCGGCCTGACCATCGACCTGGGCTACGCATGGACGACCCTGGACTCGGGGGAGCCGCTCGCCTTCGTCGACGTGCCCGGCCACGAGCGCTTCATCGGCAACATGCTCGCCGGCCTGGGCCCGGTGCCGGCGGTCCTGTTCGTCGTCGCCGCCGACGAGGGCTGGCGCCAGCAGTCGGCCGAGCACCTGGCGGCGGTCGACGCGTTGGGCGTGGCCCACGGCCTGCTCCTGGTGACCCGCAGCGACCTCGCCGACCCCGGGCCGGCGCTCGCCGACGCCCGGGCGCGGCTGGCGGCGACCTCCCTCGGCGCCGTCGAGGCCGTCGCCGTCTCGGCTCGCACCGGCGAGGGCCTCCCGGAGGTGCGGGCTGCCCTCTCGCGCCTGGTCGCGGCCCTGCCGCAGCCGCGCGCCGAGGGGCGCACCCGCCTGTGGGTCGACCGCGCCTTCACGATCAAGGGCAGCGGCACGGTGGTGACCGGCACGCTCGGCGAGGGCACCATCGCGGTGGGCGACTCCCTCGAGCTCGGCGGGCGGGCGGTGGCCGTTCGCTCCCTGCAGTCCCTCGAACGCCCGGTGACCACCGCACCCCCCGTATGCCGCGTGGCCGCCAACCTGCGCGGTCTCGCCACCGCGCAGGTCGGGCGCGGCGACGTGCTCCTGACGCCTGGCGCCTGGCGGGTCACCGAGCTGCTCGACGTGCGCGTCAGAGGTCTGGCCGTGGGCGAGCTGTCCGGTGAGCTGGTGCTGCACGTCGGTACGGCAGCGGTGGGCGCCAGAGTCAGGCCGTTGGGTGACGACACGGCCCGGCTGGTGCTGCGGCGGGCGCTGCCCCTCGTGGCCGGCGACCGGGCGATCCTGCGCGACCCGGGGTCGCGGGCGCTCGCCGGCGCCTTGGTGCTGGACCCTGACCCGCCGGCCCTGCGACGTCGCGGCGCCGCGGGCCGACGCGCCCTCGAGCTCGAGGGGTACTCGGGCGTACCCGACCTGGCGGTCGAGGTCGGCCGTCGCGGCGCGATGAGTCACGTCGATGCGCAGGTGCTGGGGGTCGTTGCACCCCAAGGGAACCCGCCGGACTCGGTACTGACGGTCGGCTCGTGGTACCTCGACACGGCCGCGCTGAAGCGGTGGGCGCAGTCGGTGCGGGCGGCTGTCGAGGCCAAGGCGCAGGCGTCTCCACTCGACCCGACGATGACGGTCGACGCGGCACGGACGATGGCGGGCGTGCCCGACCGGTCCCTCATGTCGACCGTCGTCGCGCACGCGGGACTCGAGCTGCGCGAGGGTCGGCTGGGGGTGCCGGGGGCGGCGGAGGCGAGCCTGGGGACCGCCGAGGCCGGCCTGCGCGCGGTCGAGCAGCGGCTGGCCGTGGCGCCGTTCGCGGCGCCCGAGCGGCCCGAGCTCGCCGAGGCCGGGTTGGGGCAGCGCGAGCTGGCCGCAGCCGAACGCATCGGTCGGATCGTCCGCCTCGGTGACGACGTGGTGCTGCTGCCGGACGGCCCCGCGCGGGCCATGCGGGAGCTGGCCGCGCTGCCGCAACCGTTCACCCTCAGCCAGGCCCGGCAGGCGCTCGGCACGACCCGTCGCGTCGCGGTGCCACTGCTGGAGCACCTCGACCGCCGAGGGTGGACCCGCCGGGTCGACGCGGCCCATCGCGAGGTCGTGCGCTGA
- a CDS encoding rhodanese-like domain-containing protein — protein MDTSRPAALASAIDLALADAQTTLHRLTPAEALAAQRQGALLVDTRTPQQRRRQGELPGAVVIDRTVLEWRLDPTSDWHIAEASADRQVVVVCRQGYSSSLAAASLRRLGVDATDVIGGVEGWLAAGLPVGSSAADVRE, from the coding sequence GTGGACACCTCACGACCGGCAGCCCTCGCGAGCGCGATCGACCTGGCCCTCGCGGACGCCCAGACGACCCTGCACCGCCTCACGCCAGCCGAGGCGCTGGCCGCGCAGCGGCAGGGCGCGCTGCTGGTCGACACCCGGACGCCTCAGCAGCGTCGCCGCCAGGGCGAGCTGCCGGGGGCGGTCGTGATCGACCGAACCGTCCTGGAGTGGCGGCTGGACCCGACCAGCGACTGGCACATCGCCGAGGCGTCGGCCGACCGCCAGGTGGTCGTCGTGTGCCGTCAGGGCTACAGTTCGTCCCTTGCGGCGGCCTCGCTGCGCCGACTCGGGGTCGACGCCACCGACGTCATCGGCGGCGTCGAGGGATGGCTCGCGGCGGGGCTACCCGTGGGCTCGAGCGCTGCCGACGTGCGCGAGTGA
- the nrfD gene encoding NrfD/PsrC family molybdoenzyme membrane anchor subunit, translated as MTTNPLDSDRPPERSRAERRAERRDGGRDGGRRRDESMMVPDVKFDSYYGRPVVKPAPWEADIPAYIFLGGLAAGSALLGAGGAARRLPVLRRNSRYAALAALTAGGLALVRDLGKPARALNMMRTVKLTSPMSVGSWILTGFGAFAGLAVASEASRELLDDDSALAGALRFVDPAASAGSALLAAPLAAYTAVLLADTATPTWHESYRELPFVFVGSASAAAAGLALVTAPPEQTGPARRMAVAGAALELAAMDRLERSLGETLAEPLKTGHAGTLLKASRALTVAGAAGGAVLGRHRTAAVLSGLALMAGSVCTRFGIFEAGMESAKDPRYTVAPQRERLERRRERGVTDDSITTGR; from the coding sequence ATGACCACCAACCCCCTCGACTCCGACCGCCCGCCCGAGCGCAGCCGGGCCGAGCGTCGGGCCGAACGCCGCGATGGTGGTCGCGACGGTGGCCGCCGCCGCGACGAGTCGATGATGGTGCCGGACGTGAAGTTCGACAGCTACTACGGCCGGCCCGTGGTCAAACCCGCGCCGTGGGAGGCCGACATCCCGGCCTACATCTTCCTCGGTGGGCTGGCCGCAGGGTCCGCGCTGCTCGGTGCGGGTGGGGCAGCGCGCCGGCTGCCGGTGCTGCGCCGCAACAGCCGGTATGCCGCGCTGGCGGCCCTCACCGCGGGTGGCCTCGCGCTGGTGCGCGACCTCGGCAAACCCGCGCGTGCCCTCAACATGATGCGCACGGTCAAGCTCACCTCGCCGATGTCGGTGGGCAGCTGGATCCTCACGGGCTTCGGCGCGTTTGCCGGACTGGCTGTGGCGTCCGAGGCGAGCCGCGAGCTGCTCGACGACGACTCCGCGCTGGCCGGTGCGCTGAGGTTCGTCGACCCGGCCGCGTCCGCGGGGTCGGCGCTGCTGGCCGCGCCGCTCGCGGCATACACGGCGGTGCTGCTGGCCGACACGGCCACGCCCACTTGGCACGAGTCCTATCGCGAGCTGCCGTTCGTGTTCGTCGGTTCGGCCAGCGCAGCAGCCGCCGGGCTCGCCCTGGTCACCGCACCGCCGGAGCAGACCGGACCGGCCCGTCGGATGGCCGTGGCCGGGGCTGCGCTGGAGCTGGCGGCCATGGACCGTCTCGAGCGCAGCCTTGGCGAGACGCTCGCCGAACCGCTCAAGACCGGCCACGCCGGCACCTTGCTGAAGGCCAGCCGGGCGCTCACGGTCGCCGGTGCGGCCGGGGGAGCCGTGCTCGGTCGCCACCGCACCGCCGCGGTCCTCAGTGGTCTGGCGCTGATGGCCGGCTCGGTGTGCACGCGGTTCGGGATCTTCGAGGCGGGCATGGAGTCCGCCAAGGACCCGCGCTACACCGTGGCACCGCAACGCGAACGTCTCGAACGGCGCCGCGAGCGGGGAGTCACCGACGACTCGATCACGACCGGTCGATAG
- a CDS encoding 4Fe-4S dicluster domain-containing protein: MSFWNNQLSGPTDPATDAGWTGDSARKGFFTDTSICIGCKACEVACKEWNAIPEDGLDLLGSSYDNTGALGASTWRHVAFIEQDGDRIAAARESGRRLIDLGMPALRTEVDAEVGSGVGSDVDSVAKAFAEDQMPDFRWLMSSDVCKHCTHAACLDVCPTGALFRTEFGTVVVQDDVCNGCGYCVPACPFGVIERRPGDDTVTNAGAAQKCTLCYDRIGHDQTPACAQACPTTSIRFGDLADMQAEAHERVAQLHDQGYPEARLYGANENDGVGGTGSVFLLLDEPEVYGLPPDPRVTTAALPDMYRKAGLAGLAMLVLAAGSFLGGRRR, from the coding sequence ATGAGCTTCTGGAACAACCAGCTCTCCGGTCCGACCGACCCTGCGACGGACGCGGGCTGGACCGGCGACAGCGCACGCAAGGGCTTCTTCACCGACACCTCGATCTGCATCGGCTGCAAGGCCTGCGAGGTGGCCTGCAAGGAGTGGAACGCCATCCCCGAGGACGGCCTCGACCTGCTCGGGTCCTCCTATGACAACACGGGCGCGCTCGGAGCGAGCACCTGGCGCCACGTCGCGTTCATCGAGCAGGACGGCGACCGGATCGCGGCGGCGCGCGAGTCCGGGCGCCGCCTCATCGACCTCGGTATGCCGGCTCTGCGCACCGAGGTCGACGCCGAGGTCGGCTCGGGTGTGGGGTCCGACGTGGACTCCGTCGCGAAGGCGTTCGCCGAGGACCAGATGCCCGACTTCCGCTGGCTGATGTCGTCCGACGTGTGCAAGCACTGCACCCACGCGGCCTGTCTCGACGTCTGCCCGACGGGGGCCTTGTTCCGCACCGAGTTCGGCACGGTGGTGGTCCAGGACGACGTCTGCAACGGCTGCGGGTACTGCGTCCCGGCGTGCCCGTTCGGCGTCATCGAGCGCCGCCCCGGCGACGACACGGTCACCAACGCCGGCGCCGCCCAGAAGTGCACGCTCTGCTACGACCGGATCGGCCACGACCAGACGCCAGCCTGTGCGCAGGCGTGCCCGACCACCTCGATCCGGTTCGGTGACCTCGCCGACATGCAAGCCGAAGCCCACGAGCGGGTGGCCCAGCTCCACGACCAGGGCTACCCCGAGGCGCGGCTGTACGGCGCGAACGAGAATGACGGCGTCGGCGGCACCGGGTCGGTCTTCCTGCTGCTCGACGAGCCCGAGGTCTACGGCCTGCCACCGGACCCCCGGGTCACCACTGCCGCCCTGCCCGACATGTATCGCAAGGCCGGCCTGGCTGGGCTGGCGATGCTCGTCCTTGCCGCGGGCTCGTTCCTCGGAGGCCGCCGGCGATGA
- the fdh gene encoding formate dehydrogenase: MDARKAFLSWPVVRQVRSGDLLGRGPAVTSRHTEELTPRTSTADRVVQSICPYCAVGCGQRVFVKDEKVVQIEGDPDSPISRGRLCPKGSASEQLVNHPGRQTAMLYRRPGGTQWESLDRDTALDMVADRFVESRRRGWQDHDAKGRSLRRTMAIASLGGATLDNEENYLIKKLFTAAGAIQIENQARIUHSATVPSLGASFGRGGATQYLQDLANADCIVIQGSNMAECHPVGFQWVVEARRKGAKVIHIDPRFTRTSASADKHLPIRAGSDVVFLGALVNHVLTNELYFKDYVVAYTNAATLISTDFQDTEDLDGLFSGYDHDKGGYDQTSWSYATADDGGDGDGDGDGDGDGDGDGDGKRTVVGDAGAEQQHGSQKSAHSAGDQHGSGGPALEHARVLRDETLQDPQTVFQILKRHYARYTPEMVAQVCGISVDDFDYVARAITENSGRDRTTSWVYSVGWTQHTLGAQFIRTSAILQLLLGNVGRPGGGIMALRGHASIQGSTDIPTLYNILPGYLAMPMAGSHDTWAQYLEAIASKEQKGFWANADAYAVSLLKSWWGEHASADNDWCYDYLPRLTGPHGTYQTVMAMLDDEVEGYFLLGQNPAVGSAHGRMQRLGLSHLKWLVVRDLNLIESATFWKDSPEIATGELATEDIQTEVFFFPAASHVEKSGSFTQTQRLLQWHHKAVEPPGDCQSDLEFFHLLGQRIREKLKDSTDPRDRPLLDLTWDYPLEPSGEIDAEAVLREINGVHLSGDDAGKPLDNYLAMRADGSTTGGCWIYAGVFAGGVNRAASRVPGREQSEVAPDWGWAWPMNRRILYNRASADPAGKPWSERKAYVWWDEEKATWTGKDVPDFPVATRPDHRPPPGTGGPDGLAGDDPFVMQADGKGWLFAPKGLVDGPLPTHYEPQESPVQNPLYAQQSSPTRVVFPRKDNLWSPSGTSPGAEVYPYVFTTYRLTEHHTAGGMSRWLPYLAELQPEFFCEVSPELAQERGLENGGWATLVSARSAIEARVLVTERMTPLVINGRTIHQIGLPYHWGVGSDAIVSGDAANDLLGVALDPNVQIQESKVGSCDIQPGRRPRGEDVLRLVAEYQSRSGTTVQTGNELATDHTNDDHTNDDHTNDDHTNDHQDEGRDR; this comes from the coding sequence GTGGACGCCAGGAAGGCCTTTCTCTCGTGGCCGGTCGTCCGCCAAGTCCGGTCGGGAGATCTCCTGGGCCGCGGTCCGGCGGTCACTTCGCGGCATACCGAGGAGCTGACCCCGCGCACGAGCACTGCTGACCGGGTCGTGCAGAGCATCTGCCCCTACTGCGCGGTGGGCTGCGGGCAGCGCGTGTTCGTCAAGGACGAGAAGGTCGTCCAGATCGAGGGCGATCCGGACTCGCCGATCTCCCGTGGCCGGCTGTGCCCCAAGGGCTCCGCCAGCGAGCAGCTGGTCAACCACCCCGGCCGCCAGACCGCCATGCTCTACCGCCGCCCCGGGGGCACCCAGTGGGAGTCCCTCGACCGGGACACCGCGCTCGACATGGTCGCCGACCGCTTCGTCGAGAGCCGCCGCCGCGGCTGGCAGGACCACGATGCCAAGGGCAGGTCGCTGCGCCGCACCATGGCCATCGCCTCGCTCGGGGGAGCGACCCTCGACAACGAGGAGAACTACCTCATCAAGAAGCTGTTCACCGCGGCGGGCGCGATCCAGATCGAGAACCAGGCGCGTATTTGACACTCCGCCACGGTCCCCAGTTTGGGGGCCTCGTTCGGGCGCGGAGGCGCCACCCAGTACCTCCAGGACCTCGCCAACGCTGACTGCATCGTCATCCAGGGGTCGAACATGGCCGAGTGCCACCCGGTCGGCTTCCAGTGGGTGGTCGAGGCGCGGCGCAAGGGTGCCAAGGTCATCCACATCGACCCGCGGTTCACCCGCACCTCGGCCAGCGCTGACAAGCACCTGCCGATCCGGGCCGGCAGCGACGTCGTCTTCCTCGGTGCCCTGGTCAACCACGTCCTGACCAACGAGCTCTACTTCAAGGACTACGTCGTGGCGTACACCAACGCCGCCACGCTGATCAGCACGGACTTCCAGGACACCGAGGACCTCGACGGGCTCTTCTCCGGCTACGACCATGACAAGGGTGGCTACGACCAGACGTCGTGGTCCTACGCGACCGCCGACGATGGCGGCGACGGCGACGGCGACGGCGACGGCGACGGCGACGGCGACGGCGACGGCGACGGCAAGCGGACCGTAGTGGGCGACGCCGGCGCCGAGCAGCAGCACGGCAGCCAGAAGTCCGCACACTCCGCCGGTGACCAGCACGGCTCCGGGGGCCCGGCGCTGGAGCACGCCCGGGTGCTGCGCGACGAGACGCTCCAGGACCCGCAGACGGTCTTCCAGATCCTCAAGCGGCACTACGCCCGGTACACCCCCGAGATGGTCGCGCAGGTCTGCGGCATCTCCGTCGACGACTTCGACTACGTCGCCAGGGCCATCACCGAGAACAGCGGCCGGGACCGCACCACGTCCTGGGTCTACTCCGTGGGCTGGACCCAGCACACGCTCGGTGCCCAGTTCATCCGCACCTCCGCGATCCTGCAGCTGCTCCTGGGCAACGTCGGTCGTCCCGGCGGCGGCATCATGGCGCTGCGCGGCCATGCCAGCATCCAGGGCTCGACCGACATCCCGACGCTCTACAACATCCTCCCCGGTTACCTCGCCATGCCAATGGCCGGCAGCCACGACACCTGGGCGCAGTACCTCGAGGCGATCGCGAGCAAGGAGCAGAAGGGCTTCTGGGCCAACGCCGACGCGTATGCCGTGAGCCTGCTCAAGTCGTGGTGGGGCGAGCACGCCAGCGCGGACAACGACTGGTGCTACGACTACCTCCCACGTCTGACCGGGCCGCACGGCACCTACCAGACGGTCATGGCGATGCTCGACGATGAGGTCGAGGGCTACTTCCTGCTGGGCCAGAACCCGGCCGTCGGCTCGGCCCACGGGCGCATGCAGCGGCTGGGCCTGTCCCACCTGAAGTGGCTCGTGGTTCGTGACCTCAACCTGATCGAGTCAGCCACCTTCTGGAAGGACAGCCCCGAGATAGCCACCGGCGAGCTGGCCACCGAGGACATCCAGACCGAGGTCTTCTTCTTCCCGGCCGCCTCGCACGTGGAGAAGTCCGGCAGCTTCACCCAGACCCAGCGGCTGCTCCAGTGGCACCACAAGGCGGTCGAGCCGCCCGGCGACTGCCAGAGCGACCTCGAGTTCTTCCACCTGCTCGGCCAGCGCATCCGCGAAAAGCTCAAGGACTCCACCGACCCCCGCGACCGACCGCTGCTCGACCTGACCTGGGACTACCCACTCGAACCGTCCGGCGAGATCGACGCCGAGGCCGTCCTGCGTGAGATCAACGGGGTCCACCTCAGCGGCGACGATGCCGGCAAGCCGCTCGACAACTACCTGGCCATGCGGGCCGATGGCTCGACCACCGGTGGGTGCTGGATCTACGCCGGGGTCTTCGCCGGCGGGGTCAACCGCGCGGCGAGCCGAGTCCCGGGGCGCGAGCAGTCCGAGGTGGCGCCTGACTGGGGTTGGGCGTGGCCGATGAACCGCCGGATCCTCTACAACCGCGCGTCGGCTGACCCGGCCGGCAAGCCGTGGAGCGAGCGCAAGGCCTACGTGTGGTGGGACGAGGAGAAGGCGACGTGGACCGGCAAGGACGTCCCGGACTTCCCGGTGGCCACGCGCCCCGACCACCGACCGCCACCGGGCACGGGCGGCCCGGACGGCCTGGCCGGTGACGACCCGTTCGTCATGCAGGCCGACGGCAAGGGCTGGTTGTTCGCGCCCAAGGGCCTGGTCGACGGACCGCTGCCGACCCACTACGAGCCGCAGGAGTCCCCGGTCCAGAACCCCCTCTACGCCCAGCAGTCCAGCCCGACGCGGGTCGTGTTCCCCCGCAAGGACAACCTCTGGAGCCCGTCGGGCACGAGTCCTGGCGCCGAGGTCTACCCCTACGTGTTCACGACGTACCGGCTCACCGAGCACCACACGGCCGGTGGCATGTCCCGATGGCTGCCCTACCTCGCCGAGCTCCAGCCCGAGTTCTTCTGCGAGGTGAGCCCAGAGCTCGCCCAGGAGCGGGGCCTCGAGAACGGCGGGTGGGCGACGCTCGTCTCCGCGCGGTCGGCGATCGAGGCGAGGGTCCTGGTCACCGAGCGGATGACGCCGCTGGTCATCAACGGGCGCACCATCCACCAGATCGGGCTGCCGTACCACTGGGGCGTCGGCAGCGACGCGATCGTCTCCGGCGACGCGGCGAACGACCTGCTCGGTGTCGCCCTGGACCCCAACGTCCAGATCCAGGAGTCCAAGGTCGGCTCGTGCGACATCCAGCCCGGTCGACGGCCGCGCGGTGAGGACGTCCTACGGCTGGTTGCCGAGTACCAGTCACGGTCGGGTACTACCGTCCAGACCGGCAACGAGCTGGCCACCGACCACACCAATGACGACCACACCAATGACGACCACACCAATGACGACCACACCAACGACCACCAGGACGAGGGGCGCGACCGATGA
- a CDS encoding LysM peptidoglycan-binding domain-containing protein, which translates to MSAAVAWDVAPAPLRVPSRVARPHLVSVPCGSDAVAVPGAPLRLTRAGRLAITSLVLVVLVAATIALLSGGASATVIDHSTTVQGGQTLSQIAAQQLPGLPVADAVARIQVANDLTSSEIHAGQSLLIPAVG; encoded by the coding sequence ATGAGTGCAGCAGTTGCCTGGGACGTCGCCCCCGCCCCCCTGCGTGTGCCGAGCCGGGTGGCCCGGCCGCACCTGGTCTCCGTGCCCTGCGGCAGCGACGCCGTGGCGGTGCCCGGCGCGCCACTGCGCCTCACCCGCGCGGGCCGCCTCGCCATCACGTCCCTGGTGCTCGTCGTCCTCGTGGCCGCCACCATCGCCCTGCTCTCCGGCGGCGCCTCGGCCACGGTGATCGACCACTCGACGACGGTTCAGGGTGGCCAGACGCTCTCCCAGATCGCGGCTCAGCAGCTGCCCGGCCTGCCGGTCGCCGACGCCGTCGCTCGCATCCAGGTCGCCAACGACCTGACCAGCTCCGAGATCCACGCCGGGCAGAGCCTGCTCATTCCCGCCGTCGGCTGA
- the lexA gene encoding transcriptional repressor LexA: MSEDNVKELPDRDRGDGLTVRQRRVLEVIRNSVDRRGYPPSLREIGEAVGLTSPSSVAHQLSTLERKGFLRRDPNRPRAIEVVSPDATAETRGYRGGASAEDETATFDETGLGDARPEASYVPVLGRIAAGVPIMAEESVEDVFPLPRQLVGEGQLFLLKVVGDSMVEAAICDGDWVVVRQQPTADNGDIVAAMLDSEATVKTFKRKDGHVWLLPHNPDFEPIDGDHATILGKVTAVLRRI; this comes from the coding sequence ATGAGCGAGGACAACGTCAAGGAGCTTCCCGACCGCGACCGCGGTGACGGGCTGACGGTGCGCCAGCGCCGGGTCCTCGAGGTGATCCGCAACTCGGTCGACCGCCGCGGCTACCCGCCCAGCCTGCGCGAGATCGGCGAGGCCGTCGGCCTCACCTCACCCAGCTCCGTCGCCCACCAGCTGTCGACGCTCGAGCGCAAGGGCTTCCTGCGCCGCGACCCCAACCGGCCCCGCGCGATCGAGGTCGTCTCCCCCGATGCCACCGCCGAGACGCGCGGCTACCGCGGCGGCGCGAGCGCCGAGGACGAGACGGCGACGTTCGACGAGACCGGCCTGGGCGACGCCCGTCCCGAGGCGTCCTACGTCCCTGTGCTGGGCCGGATCGCGGCCGGCGTGCCGATCATGGCCGAGGAGTCCGTCGAGGACGTGTTCCCGCTGCCCCGTCAGCTCGTTGGCGAGGGCCAGCTCTTCCTGCTCAAGGTCGTGGGTGACTCGATGGTCGAGGCGGCGATCTGTGACGGTGACTGGGTGGTCGTGCGCCAACAGCCGACGGCGGACAACGGCGACATCGTCGCGGCCATGCTCGACAGCGAGGCGACGGTCAAGACGTTCAAGCGCAAGGACGGTCACGTGTGGCTGCTGCCGCACAACCCGGACTTCGAGCCGATCGACGGCGACCACGCCACCATCCTCGGCAAGGTCACGGCGGTGCTCCGCCGGATCTGA